The Brassica napus cultivar Da-Ae chromosome C7, Da-Ae, whole genome shotgun sequence genomic interval ACCATCTGAGCCAGAAACAGAGCATCTCAGGCTTCCATGGAATAACTAAACCTTCCATCTCAATCCGAAGCTACCTCGAGAGGATCTTCAAGTACGCAAACTGCAGCCATTCGTGTTACATCGTCGCATATATATACTTGGATCGGTTCATCAAGAAGCAGCCCTTTTTGCTCATCAATTCCTTTAGTATTCATAGGTTTATAATCACAAGTGTCTTGCTCTCTGCGAAATTCATGGATGACTTGTAAGTAAATCATTCTGAGGCTAATTTATTGAAATTCACTAATCAACAgatgtttgatttatttacaatttattttatgtaacaaCTCCAGGTGTTACAACAACGGATATTACGCTCAAGTTGGAGGAATAAGCAAAGAGGAGATGAACATGCTTGAGCTTGATTTCTTGTTCGGAATCGGGTTTCAGTTAAACGTTACCGTTTCTACTTTCAATAACTATTGCTCTTTTCTACatagagagatggtgaggttgacAAATATGAATTCACTGTCTGTAGAACCTTCTCTTTCATTCAGAAGTTCTTTTGAGACCAAGCCTGTGATGAATACACTCGAGGAAGACTCTTTAATCACTCATCACAACAAGAAACAACTAGCTGCTGCTTGATTATAATTAATGTatagattatatatatgcatgtagCAAACATTGTCATTCATGTCTTTAAAGACACTTACTTGATACATCTTATGGtggtttatatttatatatatatatatatatatatgcatgtagCAAACATTGTCATTCATGTCTTTAAAGACACTTACTTGATACATCTTATGGtggtttatatttatatatatatatatatatatatatatttattgtgcAGTTATAACGGAACTTTCCACAAAATAGCCTAAATATATAGGGATCcctaaatatatatcattttcttttgaaatttaaaatgttttacgATTGTAGCAGACTGTATGTTTCCTTACATTTAGAGACACATGCAAATACATCATAAGATACGTTGAGcacaaaatctatatataaagcGTACAAGAT includes:
- the LOC106409579 gene encoding cyclin-U4-3, which gives rise to MNQDLQEPMAEIMPHIITAMSYLLQRVSETNDHLSQKQSISGFHGITKPSISIRSYLERIFKYANCSHSCYIVAYIYLDRFIKKQPFLLINSFSIHRFIITSVLLSAKFMDDLCYNNGYYAQVGGISKEEMNMLELDFLFGIGFQLNVTVSTFNNYCSFLHREMVRLTNMNSLSVEPSLSFRSSFETKPVMNTLEEDSLITHHNKKQLAAA